A segment of the Fusobacterium simiae genome:
GTATATAACGGTTAAAAAAATTATTAAGAGGTTAAAATTATGTTAATAGAATTTAAAGTAGAAGGATTTAAAAATTTTGAAAAAGAACTAGTTTTTGATTTGAGTAAAACGAGAAACTATAATTTTAATGAAAATGCAATAAAAGATGGAGTAGTAAAAACAGGATTAATATATGGAATTAATGGAAGTGGAAAATCAAATTTAGGTTTGGCTATTTTTGATATAATTTTACATTTAACAGATAAAGAAAAAATTATTAATTTATATGATTATTATTTGAATCTTTCAAATAGTAACATTATGGCAAAATTTTATTATAAATTCAAGTTTGGGAATGATATTTTAGAATATGAATATCAAAAAGATAAGCCACAAAATTTAGTGAGTGAAATAGTAAAAATAAATAATAAATTAATAGCAAAATATGATTATTTAACTAATGAATTTGAATTAAATTTAGAAGGAACGGAAAATTTGAATAAAAATCTTAATGGGAATAACATTTCTTTTATTAAATATATAAATAATAATATAAATCCTAAAGAAAATAGTGAACAATTTAAAATAAAAAAAATTATTGAAAAATTTATAAATTTTGTAGATAATATGCTATTTTTTGCTTCTCTTAATGGAAATTTTTATCAAGGTTTTAAAAAGGGAAATGGAACTATCAGTGACGAAATAATAAGTAATGGAAAATTAAAAGATTTTGAAAATTTTTTAAAAAAAGTTGGGATAGATTATAAGTTAATTGAAAAAAAAGTTGGAAAAGAAAAAAGAATATATTGTAAATTTAAAAGTGGAGAAGTTGATTTTTTTGAAATTGCTTCAAAAGGGACCTGTTCTTTAAGTTTATTTTACTCATGGTTAATAAGATTGAATGAAGTATCATTTGTTTTTATAGATGAATTTGATGCTTTTTATCATATAGACTTAGCAAAAATAGTTGTAGAAGAATTACTTAAATTAAATATACAAGCTATTTTAACTACTCATGATACAACTATAATGACTAATGACTTATTAAGACCAGATTGTTATTTTGTACTGTCAGAAGGGAAAATAAAGTCTCTTCCAGAGTTAACAGAAAAAGAATTAAGACAAGCACATAATTTGGAAAAGATGTATAGAGCTGGTGCTTTTAATGAATAAAAAATTGCAATTATTTCAGAGGGAGAAAAAACAGAAAAACAAATAATAAATAATTTACAAAGAAATTTTCCAGCTTTTAATAATAAAATAATATTTTTATCATATAAAGCAAATATTTATATTTTATTTAAAGAAATTAATAATGATGAATATATTGATATAATAAATCTTCTTAAAGAAAGACAAATTAAAGCTAATGGAGTAAGAGGAGATGTTGGAAGTGTTGATGTTTCTAATATTAACAGAGATGATATCTCACAAATTTATTTATTTTTTGATTATGATGGACATACAGACAATGCTTCTGATGAAGAAATACTTAAAATGTTAAATAAATTTGATAATGAAACAGAGAATGGGAAGTTATACATTAGTTACCCAATGGTTGAAGCATTAAAACATTTAAGGAAAAATAAAATAGCAACAGAAAATTATATAGCCAAAATTAAAGAAAATGTCAACTATAAAGAGTTAGTAAGTGAGAATAGTGATTTTACAGATTTAAGAAAAATTAAATATGAAGATTGGGAACTTATAATATCTGAAAATTTGAAGAGATGTTTGTTTCTTTTTGAAGTTGAAGAAACTACTCAAGAAAAAATAAAAAATATTTATTCTTTTTTACATAAACCGACATTTTATTGTCGGTTTGAATGTTGGTTTGAGAATCGCTTAAAAAAAGAAAAGAAAGTAATTAAATAAAAATTAATAATTTTGGAGGGGAAAATGAATAAAAGTAGCTTAAAAATTTTTGCAATAGAATCAAGAAAAGAATTAATGGAAAAGATGAGAATAAGACTTGAAGTTTTAGGAATAAGTAAAGATAAAATAGAAAAAGCTAAAGTTATAGGAAATCAAGTTGAAATAGGTGGAGAACTTTATCCAAAAGAAAGTTATGATAGTTTACTTAGAAAATATAAACAAGTTGGCTATGAAGAGCTTATAGAAGAAAGTGCATATACTTGGTTTAATAGATTAATTGCTCTTGCTTTTATGGAAGTCAACAACTATATAGATGAAAAAATGATATTTAATAGTGGTAGTAAAATTGAGCCTGCAATAATTGATAATTATTATGAATTTGATTTTTTTAAGAATTTAGATATTGAAATACAAAAAGAACTACATAATTTAAAAGATGAAAATACTCCAAATTCAATAGAAAAACTTTATTCAATATTAGTTGAAGAAAAATGTGAAGAATTATCATATATAATGCCATTTATGTTTAAGAAAAAAGGAACTTATGCAGATATATTATTTCCAACAGGTTTATTAGTAGAGAATTCATTTTTAGTAAAACTAAGAAAGGAAATAGGAGAAGAAGCACCTATTGAATTGATAGGTTGGCTTTATCAATATTATAATTCAGAAAAGAAAGATGAAGTTTTTGAAGGTTTAAAGAAAAATAAAAAAATAACAAAAGAAAATGTTCCAGCAGCAACACAATTATTTACACCAGATTGGATAGTAAAATATATGGTAGAAAATTCATTAGGAAAATTAGCAATAGAATCAACTGGAATAAATGAAAATCTAAAAGATAATTGGAAATACTATATAGATTCAGAAAAAGAAGAAAATTTAGAAAAAATGAAGATAGAAGATATAAAAATATTGGATCCAGCAATGGGAAGTGGACACATATTAGTTTATGCTTTTGATTTATTATTTGAAATATATGAAAATCTTGGTTGGAGCAAAAAGGAAAGTGTAGTGTCAATATTAGAGAATAATCTATATGGATTAGAAATAGATGAAAGAGCAGGACAATTAGCTTCATTTGCAGTGATGATGAAAGCAGGAGAAAAATTTTCAAAATTATTTTCATTATTAAAAAGAGAAGAAAATTTTGAGCTAAATAGTTTAATAATAGAAGAAAGTAACTCTATATCTGAAAGAGTCAGAAAAAAGATAAGTGAAAATTCACTTAATAGTTTAAATCAACTAATAGAAATATTTGAAGATGCTAAAGAATATGGAAGTATTTTAAAATTAGAAAATATAGATAAAGAAATATTAGAAAAAGAATTTGAAATTTTAAAAGAAAGTTTTGAAAATAATACACAAGAAAGGTTAATATTTGATGAAGAAGAATTAAGTGTAAATATTAATGAAGAATTAGAACTTATTAAAAGTTTAATAAAACAATACGAAATTTTAACAAATAAATATG
Coding sequences within it:
- a CDS encoding AAA family ATPase, with protein sequence MLIEFKVEGFKNFEKELVFDLSKTRNYNFNENAIKDGVVKTGLIYGINGSGKSNLGLAIFDIILHLTDKEKIINLYDYYLNLSNSNIMAKFYYKFKFGNDILEYEYQKDKPQNLVSEIVKINNKLIAKYDYLTNEFELNLEGTENLNKNLNGNNISFIKYINNNINPKENSEQFKIKKIIEKFINFVDNMLFFASLNGNFYQGFKKGNGTISDEIISNGKLKDFENFLKKVGIDYKLIEKKVGKEKRIYCKFKSGEVDFFEIASKGTCSLSLFYSWLIRLNEVSFVFIDEFDAFYHIDLAKIVVEELLKLNIQAILTTHDTTIMTNDLLRPDCYFVLSEGKIKSLPELTEKELRQAHNLEKMYRAGAFNE